One window from the genome of Hippopotamus amphibius kiboko isolate mHipAmp2 chromosome 13, mHipAmp2.hap2, whole genome shotgun sequence encodes:
- the CNBP gene encoding CCHC-type zinc finger nucleic acid binding protein isoform X3, with protein sequence MSSNECFKCGRSGHWARECPTGGGRGRGMRSRGRGFQFVSSSLPDICYRCGESGHLAKDCDLQEDEACYNCGRGGHIAKDCKEPKREREQCCYNCGKPGHLARDCDHADEQKCYSCGEFGHIQKDCTKVKCYRCGETGHVAINCSKTSEVNCYRCGESGHLARECTIEATA encoded by the exons atgagcagcaatgaatgCTTCAAGTGTGGGCGATCTGGCCACTGGGCCCGGGAATGCCCAACTGGTGGGGGCCGTGGACGTGGAATGAGAAGCCGTGGCAGAG GTTTCCAGTTTGTTTCCTCGTCTCTTCCGGACATCTGTTACCGCTGTGGTGAGTCTGGTCACCTTGCCAAGGATTGTGATCTTCAGGAGGA TGAAGCCTGCTATAACTGCGGCCGAGGAGGCCACATCGccaaggactgcaaggagcccaagAGGGAGCGAGAGCAGTGCTGCTACAACTGCGGCAAACCTGGCCACCTGGCCCGCGACTGTGACCACGCGGACGAGCAGAAGTGCTATTCTTGCGGAGAGTTTGGACACATTCAGAAAGACTGCACCAAAGTGAAGTGCTATAG gtgtggTGAAACTGGTCATGTAGCCATCAACTGCAGCAAGACGAGTGAAGTCAACTGTTACCGCTGTGGCGAGTCAGGGCACCTTGCACGGGAATGCACGATTGAGGCCACAGCTTAA
- the CNBP gene encoding CCHC-type zinc finger nucleic acid binding protein isoform X1, translated as MSSNECFKCGRSGHWARECPTGGGRGRGMRSRGRGGFTSDRGFQFVSSSLPDICYRCGESGHLAKDCDLQEDEACYNCGRGGHIAKDCKEPKREREQCCYNCGKPGHLARDCDHADEQKCYSCGEFGHIQKDCTKVKCYRCGETGHVAINCSKTSEVNCYRCGESGHLARECTIEATA; from the exons atgagcagcaatgaatgCTTCAAGTGTGGGCGATCTGGCCACTGGGCCCGGGAATGCCCAACTGGTGGGGGCCGTGGACGTGGAATGAGAAGCCGTGGCAGAGGTGGTTTTACCTCGGATAGAG GTTTCCAGTTTGTTTCCTCGTCTCTTCCGGACATCTGTTACCGCTGTGGTGAGTCTGGTCACCTTGCCAAGGATTGTGATCTTCAGGAGGA TGAAGCCTGCTATAACTGCGGCCGAGGAGGCCACATCGccaaggactgcaaggagcccaagAGGGAGCGAGAGCAGTGCTGCTACAACTGCGGCAAACCTGGCCACCTGGCCCGCGACTGTGACCACGCGGACGAGCAGAAGTGCTATTCTTGCGGAGAGTTTGGACACATTCAGAAAGACTGCACCAAAGTGAAGTGCTATAG gtgtggTGAAACTGGTCATGTAGCCATCAACTGCAGCAAGACGAGTGAAGTCAACTGTTACCGCTGTGGCGAGTCAGGGCACCTTGCACGGGAATGCACGATTGAGGCCACAGCTTAA
- the CNBP gene encoding CCHC-type zinc finger nucleic acid binding protein isoform X2 — protein MSSNECFKCGRSGHWARECPTGGGRGRGMRSRGRGGFTSDRGFQFVSSSLPDICYRCGESGHLAKDCDLQEDACYNCGRGGHIAKDCKEPKREREQCCYNCGKPGHLARDCDHADEQKCYSCGEFGHIQKDCTKVKCYRCGETGHVAINCSKTSEVNCYRCGESGHLARECTIEATA, from the exons atgagcagcaatgaatgCTTCAAGTGTGGGCGATCTGGCCACTGGGCCCGGGAATGCCCAACTGGTGGGGGCCGTGGACGTGGAATGAGAAGCCGTGGCAGAGGTGGTTTTACCTCGGATAGAG GTTTCCAGTTTGTTTCCTCGTCTCTTCCGGACATCTGTTACCGCTGTGGTGAGTCTGGTCACCTTGCCAAGGATTGTGATCTTCAGGAGGATG CCTGCTATAACTGCGGCCGAGGAGGCCACATCGccaaggactgcaaggagcccaagAGGGAGCGAGAGCAGTGCTGCTACAACTGCGGCAAACCTGGCCACCTGGCCCGCGACTGTGACCACGCGGACGAGCAGAAGTGCTATTCTTGCGGAGAGTTTGGACACATTCAGAAAGACTGCACCAAAGTGAAGTGCTATAG gtgtggTGAAACTGGTCATGTAGCCATCAACTGCAGCAAGACGAGTGAAGTCAACTGTTACCGCTGTGGCGAGTCAGGGCACCTTGCACGGGAATGCACGATTGAGGCCACAGCTTAA
- the CNBP gene encoding CCHC-type zinc finger nucleic acid binding protein isoform X4 — translation MSSNECFKCGRSGHWARECPTGGGRGRGMRSRGRGFQFVSSSLPDICYRCGESGHLAKDCDLQEDACYNCGRGGHIAKDCKEPKREREQCCYNCGKPGHLARDCDHADEQKCYSCGEFGHIQKDCTKVKCYRCGETGHVAINCSKTSEVNCYRCGESGHLARECTIEATA, via the exons atgagcagcaatgaatgCTTCAAGTGTGGGCGATCTGGCCACTGGGCCCGGGAATGCCCAACTGGTGGGGGCCGTGGACGTGGAATGAGAAGCCGTGGCAGAG GTTTCCAGTTTGTTTCCTCGTCTCTTCCGGACATCTGTTACCGCTGTGGTGAGTCTGGTCACCTTGCCAAGGATTGTGATCTTCAGGAGGATG CCTGCTATAACTGCGGCCGAGGAGGCCACATCGccaaggactgcaaggagcccaagAGGGAGCGAGAGCAGTGCTGCTACAACTGCGGCAAACCTGGCCACCTGGCCCGCGACTGTGACCACGCGGACGAGCAGAAGTGCTATTCTTGCGGAGAGTTTGGACACATTCAGAAAGACTGCACCAAAGTGAAGTGCTATAG gtgtggTGAAACTGGTCATGTAGCCATCAACTGCAGCAAGACGAGTGAAGTCAACTGTTACCGCTGTGGCGAGTCAGGGCACCTTGCACGGGAATGCACGATTGAGGCCACAGCTTAA